In Acidimicrobiales bacterium, the following proteins share a genomic window:
- a CDS encoding cob(I)yrinic acid a,c-diamide adenosyltransferase — translation MKIYTRKGDDGTTGLLYGGRVRKDSPVIEANGAVDEAQAALGVARAESEPGGELDALLTRLERELYVLMAEVATAPDNRRKLEPGRSLVTPGMVSALEADIDRLTGLFEMPTEFVVPGESRPAAVLDVARTVVRRAERLCLALPPADGSQVGAYLNRLSDLLWTMARWQEGGSLSSRTGKAAAR, via the coding sequence TTGAAGATCTACACGCGCAAGGGGGACGACGGCACCACCGGCCTGCTCTACGGCGGACGCGTCCGCAAGGACAGCCCGGTGATCGAGGCCAACGGCGCCGTCGACGAGGCCCAGGCCGCCCTGGGCGTGGCGCGGGCGGAGTCGGAGCCCGGAGGCGAGCTCGACGCCCTGCTGACCCGCCTGGAGCGGGAGCTCTACGTGCTGATGGCCGAGGTGGCCACCGCCCCTGACAACCGCCGCAAGCTGGAGCCGGGCCGGAGCCTGGTTACGCCTGGCATGGTGTCCGCCCTCGAGGCCGACATCGACCGGCTCACCGGGCTGTTCGAGATGCCCACCGAGTTCGTCGTGCCGGGGGAGAGCCGCCCCGCCGCCGTCCTCGACGTGGCCCGCACCGTCGTCCGCCGGGCCGAGCGCCTCTGCCTGGCGCTCCCGCCCGCCGACGGATCGCAGGTCGGCGCCTACCTCAACCGCCTGTCGGATCTCCTCTGGACCATGGCCCGGTGGCAAGAGGGCGGGTCCCTCTCTTCCCGGACCGGAAAGGCTGCCGCCCGATGA
- the metH gene encoding methionine synthase, producing the protein MPAAPDAYLAAATERVVIFDGASGTSLQAADLGPDDFGGPDLEGCNEVLVVTRPDVAARVHEEFLEVGVDVIETHTFGAFGVVLAEYGIADRAHELNLVAARLAREVASGFSTPDRPRWVAGSMGPGTKLPSLGQIPFAELRDMYEVQARALLEGGVDLLLVETQYDLLAAKAGLIACRRAMAAVGREVPLQVQVTMETTGRMLVGSEIGAALTTLAALQPDVIGLNCATGPREMGEHLRYLSRHSPVPIACLPNAGLPSVVDGQTHYDLTPDQLAEHHAGFVSDLGVSVIGGCCGTTPAHLAAVVERCAGLSPAARRPEIEAAGSSIYSPVPFHQDTSFLMIGERTNANGSKAFRDAMLAQDWETCERIARDQVREGAHLLDLCVDYTGADGVADMTELARRLATSASAPLVLDSTEPEVIEAGLQWIGGRPVLNSVNLEDGEEPGTRLDRFLSLAREYGAAVVCTCIDETGQARTAEWKLRVARRIRDIAVERYGLSPGDLLFDPLALTLSTGMEESRRDGIETIEGIRLIKTELPGVFTTLGLSNASFGFKPALRHVLNSVFLHECLQAGLDSAIVHAGRILPLNRIDERQREVCLDLIYDRRREGYDPLAELLDLFADVSAATREVEDRSSWSVEERLKARIIDGDRNGLTDDLDEALGAGRPALEIVNDVLLEGMKVVGELFASGEMQLPFVLQSAETMKTAVAHLEPHMEKTESGGKGRVVLATVKGDVHDIGKNLVDIILTNNGYEVHNLGIKVALSEMLAKADEIGADALGMSGLLVKSTLIMRENLEELNSQGRAAMPVLLGGAALTRHYVERDLRSVYEGRVFYGRDAFEGLRTMDRLMELKRSGEEDPDFGRKLSERIMPARKSELDAANALPDEQIPARSPDVVSDNPVFSPPFVGTRVVRGIPLDDIAGYLNETSLFRNQWQFRPEKNRAGGPESDAEFKDRVRPTLRAELDQAKARGVLVPQVAYGYFAANSEGNDLVIWKDESRTAERLRFTFPRQRQAPFLCIADFFRPAASEEGDWAALHLVTMGPKVSEETAKLFAENRYQEYLLLHGLGVEMAEALAEYWHRRIREEWGFAGEDGPTLGGLFRQQYRGGRYSWGYPACPDLEDNAKVAELLEAERIGVEVSEGFQLHPEQSTLALVCHHPQAKYFVAR; encoded by the coding sequence ATGCCGGCCGCACCCGACGCCTATCTCGCCGCGGCGACCGAGCGCGTGGTGATCTTCGACGGGGCGTCGGGGACCAGCCTCCAGGCCGCCGACCTCGGGCCCGACGACTTCGGGGGCCCCGACCTCGAGGGGTGCAACGAGGTCCTGGTGGTCACCCGGCCCGACGTGGCGGCCCGGGTCCACGAGGAGTTCCTCGAGGTGGGCGTCGACGTGATCGAGACCCACACCTTCGGGGCGTTCGGGGTCGTGCTGGCCGAGTACGGGATCGCCGACCGGGCCCACGAGCTCAACCTGGTTGCCGCCCGTCTGGCGCGCGAGGTGGCGTCGGGGTTCTCGACGCCCGACCGGCCCCGCTGGGTGGCCGGCTCGATGGGCCCCGGGACCAAGCTGCCCTCGCTGGGCCAGATCCCCTTTGCCGAGCTGCGCGACATGTACGAGGTGCAGGCGCGTGCGCTCCTCGAGGGCGGGGTCGACCTGCTGCTGGTCGAGACCCAGTACGACCTGCTGGCGGCCAAGGCCGGGCTGATCGCCTGCCGGCGGGCCATGGCGGCGGTGGGCCGTGAGGTGCCGCTGCAGGTCCAGGTGACCATGGAGACGACGGGGCGGATGCTCGTCGGCTCGGAGATCGGCGCCGCCCTCACCACCCTGGCGGCCCTGCAGCCCGACGTGATCGGCCTCAACTGCGCGACCGGTCCCCGCGAGATGGGTGAGCACCTCCGCTACCTCTCCCGGCACTCCCCCGTGCCGATCGCGTGCCTGCCCAACGCCGGCCTGCCCTCCGTCGTCGACGGGCAGACTCACTACGACCTCACGCCCGACCAGCTTGCCGAGCACCACGCCGGGTTCGTGTCGGACCTCGGCGTGTCGGTAATCGGCGGGTGTTGCGGAACGACCCCGGCCCACCTGGCGGCCGTGGTGGAACGCTGCGCGGGCCTCTCCCCCGCCGCCCGCCGGCCCGAGATCGAGGCGGCGGGCTCGTCCATCTACTCGCCCGTCCCGTTCCACCAGGACACGTCGTTCCTGATGATCGGGGAGCGCACCAACGCCAACGGATCGAAGGCCTTTCGGGACGCCATGCTGGCCCAGGACTGGGAGACGTGTGAGCGCATCGCCCGGGACCAGGTGCGGGAGGGCGCCCACCTCCTCGACCTGTGCGTCGACTACACCGGCGCCGACGGGGTGGCCGACATGACCGAGCTGGCCCGCCGCCTGGCCACCTCGGCCAGTGCCCCGCTGGTGCTCGACTCCACCGAGCCCGAGGTGATCGAGGCCGGCCTGCAGTGGATCGGCGGCCGCCCGGTGCTCAACTCGGTGAACCTCGAGGACGGCGAGGAGCCCGGCACCCGCCTCGACCGCTTCCTGTCCCTGGCCCGCGAGTACGGGGCGGCGGTGGTCTGCACGTGCATCGACGAGACCGGCCAGGCCCGCACCGCCGAGTGGAAGCTGCGGGTGGCCCGGCGGATCAGGGACATCGCCGTCGAGCGCTACGGGCTCTCGCCCGGGGACCTGCTGTTCGACCCCCTGGCGCTCACCCTGTCCACGGGCATGGAGGAGTCCCGCCGCGACGGCATCGAGACCATCGAGGGGATCCGGCTGATCAAGACCGAGCTGCCCGGGGTCTTCACCACTCTCGGGTTGTCCAACGCCAGCTTCGGGTTCAAGCCGGCGCTGCGTCACGTCCTCAACTCGGTGTTCCTGCACGAGTGCCTGCAGGCCGGACTGGACTCCGCCATCGTCCACGCCGGGCGCATCCTTCCCCTCAACCGGATCGACGAGCGCCAGCGCGAGGTGTGCCTCGACCTGATCTACGACCGCCGGCGGGAGGGATACGACCCGCTGGCCGAGCTCCTGGATCTCTTCGCCGACGTCAGCGCCGCCACCCGGGAGGTGGAGGACCGCAGCTCGTGGTCGGTCGAGGAGCGCCTCAAGGCCCGCATCATCGACGGGGACCGCAACGGGCTCACCGACGACCTCGACGAGGCCCTGGGGGCCGGGCGCCCCGCCCTCGAGATCGTCAACGACGTCCTCCTCGAGGGAATGAAGGTCGTGGGCGAGCTCTTCGCGTCGGGCGAGATGCAGCTGCCGTTCGTCCTCCAGTCCGCCGAGACGATGAAGACGGCGGTGGCCCACCTCGAGCCGCACATGGAGAAGACCGAATCGGGGGGCAAGGGCCGGGTGGTGCTCGCCACCGTCAAGGGCGACGTCCACGACATCGGCAAGAACCTCGTCGACATCATCCTCACCAACAACGGCTACGAGGTGCACAACCTCGGCATCAAGGTCGCCCTGTCCGAGATGCTGGCCAAGGCCGACGAGATCGGGGCCGACGCCCTGGGCATGAGCGGGCTGCTGGTGAAGAGCACCCTGATCATGCGCGAGAACCTGGAGGAGCTGAACTCCCAGGGCCGCGCCGCCATGCCGGTCCTGCTCGGCGGCGCCGCCCTGACCCGCCACTACGTCGAGCGCGACCTGCGTTCGGTCTACGAGGGCCGGGTGTTCTACGGGCGGGACGCCTTCGAGGGCCTCCGGACCATGGACCGCCTGATGGAGCTCAAGCGCAGCGGAGAGGAGGATCCGGACTTCGGGCGCAAGCTCTCCGAGCGGATCATGCCGGCGCGCAAGAGCGAGCTCGACGCCGCCAACGCCCTGCCGGACGAGCAGATCCCGGCGCGGTCGCCGGACGTGGTGAGCGACAACCCCGTGTTCTCACCGCCGTTCGTCGGCACGCGGGTGGTGCGGGGCATCCCGCTCGACGACATCGCCGGCTACCTCAACGAAACCTCCCTGTTCCGCAACCAGTGGCAGTTCCGCCCCGAGAAGAACCGCGCCGGCGGCCCCGAGAGCGACGCCGAGTTCAAAGACCGCGTCCGGCCGACGCTGCGGGCCGAGCTCGACCAGGCGAAGGCCAGAGGGGTGCTGGTGCCGCAGGTGGCCTACGGGTACTTCGCCGCCAACTCCGAGGGCAACGACCTGGTGATCTGGAAGGACGAGAGCCGTACGGCCGAGCGGCTGCGCTTCACCTTCCCCCGCCAGCGCCAGGCGCCGTTCCTGTGCATCGCCGACTTCTTCCGCCCGGCCGCGTCAGAGGAAGGGGACTGGGCCGCCCTCCACCTCGTCACGATGGGCCCCAAGGTGTCGGAGGAGACGGCCAAGCTGTTCGCCGAGAACCGGTACCAGGAGTACCTGCTGCTGCACGGCCTCGGAGTCGAGATGGCCGAGGCCCTGGCCGAGTACTGGCACCGGCGGATCCGGGAGGAGTGGGGCTTCGCCGGGGAGGACGGCCCCACGCTCGGCGGGCTGTTCCGCCAGCAGTACCGGGGCGGCCGGTACTCCTGGGGCTACCCGGCCTGTCCCGACCTCGAGGACAACGCCAAGGTGGCCGAGCTGCTCGAGGCCGAGCGGATCGGGGTCGAGGTCAGCGAGGGCTTCCAGCTCCATCCCGAGCAGTCGACGCTGGCCCTGGTCTGCCACCACCCCCAGGCCAAGTACTTCGTCGCCAGATAG
- a CDS encoding helix-turn-helix domain-containing protein: MQLVRQATGSEAGTGLEAIRQLRPLLDEWERQQVERARGAGWNWAEIAKRLGRHRQAVHREYATRRPRG; the protein is encoded by the coding sequence TTGCAGCTGGTGCGGCAGGCCACCGGGTCAGAGGCGGGGACGGGGTTGGAGGCGATCAGGCAGCTTCGCCCGCTGCTGGACGAGTGGGAGCGCCAACAGGTCGAGCGGGCCCGGGGGGCGGGGTGGAACTGGGCCGAGATCGCCAAGCGGCTGGGGCGGCACCGCCAGGCGGTGCACCGGGAGTACGCCACCCGCCGCCCCAGGGGCTGA
- a CDS encoding Xaa-Pro peptidase family protein, with product MTAAAGVGPDQTVARATRIDRVRGAMVRAGVDALLLSLGADLPWLTGYEAMPLERLTMLVLPADGDATLVVPRLEAPRVREAPELFTVRPWNETEDPVQIVAALVGSRRSLGVSDRAWASALLRLQGALPAAAWSPASGVTGPIRAVKDAAEIGCLRAAGEAADRVADQLQAGLIPLVGRTEAEVSRDLSRRLRDEGHERVNFAIVGSGPNAASPHHEAGPRRIEAGDVVVCDFGGVLSLDGGPGYCSDITRTVVTGEPSAEVRDLYAVLQAAQAQAVQAARVGATCEEVDAAARRQITAGGFGEFFIHRTGHGIGLEEHEDPYIVAGNATPLEPGHAFSVEPGIYLAGRFGARLEDIVVATEDGPLALNRVDHGLAVVG from the coding sequence ATGACGGCCGCGGCAGGGGTGGGCCCGGACCAGACCGTGGCGCGCGCCACCCGCATCGACCGGGTGCGAGGCGCCATGGTCCGAGCCGGCGTCGACGCCCTGCTGCTCTCGCTCGGTGCCGACCTGCCCTGGCTCACCGGTTACGAGGCCATGCCCCTCGAGCGGCTCACCATGCTCGTGCTGCCGGCCGACGGGGATGCGACCCTGGTCGTCCCCCGGCTCGAGGCTCCCCGCGTGCGCGAGGCGCCCGAGCTGTTCACGGTGCGGCCCTGGAACGAGACCGAGGACCCGGTGCAGATCGTCGCCGCCCTGGTGGGCTCCCGCCGCAGCCTGGGGGTCTCGGACCGGGCCTGGGCGTCGGCACTGCTGCGGCTCCAGGGCGCGCTGCCGGCGGCTGCGTGGTCGCCGGCGTCGGGCGTGACCGGGCCCATCCGCGCCGTCAAGGACGCCGCCGAGATCGGGTGTCTGCGCGCCGCGGGCGAGGCGGCCGACCGGGTGGCCGACCAGCTGCAGGCCGGGCTGATCCCGCTGGTCGGGCGGACCGAGGCCGAGGTGTCCCGGGACCTCTCCCGGCGGCTGCGGGACGAGGGCCACGAGCGGGTGAACTTCGCCATCGTGGGCAGCGGGCCGAATGCCGCCAGCCCCCACCACGAGGCGGGCCCCCGCCGGATCGAGGCCGGGGACGTGGTCGTCTGCGACTTCGGCGGCGTGCTGTCCCTCGACGGCGGCCCGGGCTACTGCTCGGACATCACCCGCACCGTCGTCACCGGGGAGCCCTCCGCCGAGGTGCGCGACCTGTACGCGGTGCTGCAGGCCGCCCAGGCGCAGGCGGTGCAGGCGGCGCGTGTCGGAGCCACGTGCGAGGAGGTGGACGCGGCGGCGCGCCGCCAGATAACCGCCGGCGGCTTCGGGGAGTTCTTCATCCACCGGACCGGGCACGGCATCGGGCTCGAGGAGCACGAGGACCCGTACATCGTCGCGGGCAACGCCACGCCCCTCGAGCCGGGCCATGCGTTCTCGGTGGAGCCGGGCATCTACCTGGCCGGGCGGTTCGGCGCCCGGCTCGAGGACATTGTGGTGGCGACCGAGGACGGCCCCCTGGCGCTCAACCGGGTCGACCACGGCCTGGCCGTGGTGGGCTGA
- the lipA gene encoding lipoyl synthase, translating into MTGRPVPAGALRVRWLGRARYRDAHAVQGALFRSDGRYLLLLEHPPVYTCGVRTDPAHLLVDPPAVGAELVHTDRGGDVTYHGPGQLVGYPILDVPPGPDSVPRHVHGVEQVVIDALDDLGVRAGRLSGYPGVWVDPEGPRPRKIAAIGIRVTRGRSMHGFALNVAPDMEMFTHIVPCGISDRPVTSLAAEGLTVSMREVVDVVARRAAERWGPEVERADAAWDAPEAPARPTPGRAEPAGTVRITDRKPPWLRVKAEMGPEFRRVRSVMRSLDLVTVCEEAGCPNIFECWADGTATFMINGERCTRACGFCLVDTRRPLAPDPAEPGRVAGAAARMGLDHVVVTAVARDDLADGGAAAFAATVTELRRVRPGATVEVLIPDCKGDPASLEVVFAARPDVLNHNLETVLRLQRAVRPSASYGRSLAVLARAREAGLVTKSGIILGLGEAEAEVLAAMADLRAAGVDILTLGQYLRPTAGHLPVARWWRPEEFARLGEQGREMGFAHVEASPLTRSSYHARQAVVAAPVGAAG; encoded by the coding sequence GTGACCGGCCGTCCCGTCCCGGCCGGCGCCCTCCGGGTGCGGTGGCTGGGCCGGGCCCGCTACCGCGACGCCCATGCCGTGCAGGGCGCCCTGTTCCGTTCCGACGGGCGCTACCTGCTCCTGCTCGAGCACCCGCCCGTCTACACGTGCGGCGTGCGCACCGACCCCGCCCACCTGCTGGTGGATCCGCCTGCGGTGGGAGCGGAGCTGGTGCACACCGACCGGGGCGGGGACGTCACCTACCACGGGCCCGGCCAGCTGGTCGGCTACCCGATCCTCGACGTGCCGCCGGGCCCCGACTCGGTGCCCCGGCACGTCCACGGGGTGGAACAGGTGGTGATCGACGCCCTGGACGACCTCGGCGTCCGGGCCGGGCGTCTGTCCGGTTACCCGGGCGTGTGGGTGGACCCGGAGGGGCCCCGGCCCCGGAAGATCGCCGCCATCGGCATACGCGTGACGCGGGGGCGCTCGATGCACGGCTTTGCCCTCAACGTGGCCCCGGACATGGAGATGTTCACCCACATCGTCCCGTGCGGGATCTCGGACCGGCCCGTGACGTCGCTGGCGGCCGAGGGCCTGACCGTGTCGATGCGCGAGGTCGTCGACGTGGTGGCCCGGCGCGCCGCGGAGCGGTGGGGCCCGGAGGTGGAGCGGGCCGACGCGGCCTGGGACGCTCCCGAGGCGCCGGCCCGGCCGACGCCCGGTCGGGCCGAGCCGGCGGGCACGGTCCGCATCACCGACCGCAAGCCGCCGTGGCTGCGCGTCAAGGCGGAGATGGGCCCGGAGTTCCGCCGGGTCCGCTCGGTCATGCGCTCGCTCGACCTGGTGACGGTGTGCGAGGAAGCCGGCTGCCCGAACATCTTCGAGTGCTGGGCCGACGGCACCGCCACCTTCATGATCAACGGGGAGCGCTGCACCCGGGCGTGCGGCTTCTGCCTGGTCGACACCCGCCGGCCGCTGGCGCCCGATCCCGCCGAGCCGGGGCGGGTGGCCGGGGCGGCGGCGCGCATGGGTCTCGACCACGTCGTGGTCACGGCGGTGGCGCGCGACGACCTGGCCGACGGGGGGGCGGCGGCCTTCGCCGCCACCGTCACCGAGCTGCGCCGGGTGCGGCCGGGCGCGACCGTCGAGGTGCTGATCCCGGACTGCAAGGGGGACCCGGCGTCGCTGGAGGTGGTCTTCGCCGCCCGGCCCGACGTGCTCAACCACAACCTCGAGACCGTGCTGCGCCTGCAGCGGGCGGTGAGACCGTCGGCGTCCTACGGCCGGAGCCTGGCGGTGCTGGCCCGGGCCAGGGAGGCGGGCCTGGTCACCAAATCGGGGATCATCCTCGGCCTGGGGGAGGCCGAGGCGGAGGTGCTGGCCGCCATGGCCGACCTGCGGGCGGCCGGCGTGGACATCCTCACCCTCGGTCAGTACCTGCGGCCCACCGCCGGCCATCTCCCGGTGGCGCGGTGGTGGCGCCCCGAGGAGTTCGCCCGGTTGGGGGAGCAGGGCCGGGAGATGGGCTTCGCCCACGTGGAGGCGTCCCCCCTGACCCGGTCGAGCTACCACGCCCGCCAAGCGGTGGTCGCGGCCCCGGTGGGAGCGGCGGGATGA
- a CDS encoding 2-oxo acid dehydrogenase subunit E2, whose protein sequence is PAQAAPSQPAPSQPAPAPAQPAAPAPAAAAGPVAAAQPFPPAHAGEEDEVVPFTNIRRRTAEHMIRSKATSAHTLTAVEVDFHGVDAARGHVRESFREAEGFSLTYLPFIARAVVDALSEFPRLNASVGTNELVVHKRVNLGVAVDLDYEGLIVPVVKDADSKRLRAIAREVRDLAERARGKRLSADDISGGTFTITNPGPYGTFMTVPIINQPQVAILSTDGVKRKPVVADLAGGGEGIVIHPVGILALSFDHRANDGAYASAFLAKVREIIETRDWSGEL, encoded by the coding sequence CCGGCTCAGGCCGCGCCGTCCCAGCCGGCGCCGTCCCAGCCGGCGCCCGCCCCGGCCCAGCCCGCGGCTCCGGCCCCGGCTGCGGCGGCGGGACCGGTCGCAGCCGCTCAGCCGTTCCCCCCGGCCCACGCCGGCGAGGAGGACGAGGTCGTCCCGTTCACCAACATCCGCCGGCGCACGGCCGAGCACATGATCCGATCCAAGGCCACCTCGGCCCACACCCTGACCGCGGTCGAGGTGGACTTCCACGGCGTGGACGCGGCCCGGGGCCACGTGCGCGAGTCGTTCCGCGAGGCGGAGGGCTTCTCGCTCACCTACCTGCCGTTCATCGCCCGGGCGGTCGTCGACGCCCTGTCGGAGTTCCCGCGGCTGAACGCGTCGGTCGGCACCAACGAGCTGGTCGTGCACAAGCGGGTCAACCTCGGCGTCGCCGTGGACCTCGACTACGAGGGGCTGATCGTCCCGGTCGTCAAGGACGCCGACTCCAAGCGGCTGCGCGCCATCGCCCGGGAGGTCCGGGACCTGGCCGAGCGGGCTCGGGGCAAGCGCCTGTCCGCCGACGACATCAGCGGGGGAACGTTCACGATCACCAACCCGGGCCCGTACGGCACGTTCATGACCGTGCCGATCATCAACCAGCCCCAGGTGGCCATCCTGTCGACCGACGGGGTGAAGCGGAAGCCGGTCGTGGCCGACCTGGCGGGGGGCGGCGAGGGCATCGTGATCCACCCGGTCGGGATCCTGGCCCTGTCGTTCGACCACCGGGCCAACGACGGCGCCTACGCCTCGGCGTTCCTGGCCAAGGTCCGGGAGATCATCGAGACGCGCGACTGGTCCGGCGAGCTGTGA